A genomic window from Candidatus Binatus sp. includes:
- a CDS encoding archease has protein sequence MPAKPTAPPTEDAALFREFEHTGDLGIELDAPARGELFRRAAIALAALLVETAGVAEIEQREIAVEAEADVDLMHDLLTELLALFTVEGFIWRDASVKEAGRSLRVTLRGEPFDPARHAFRGEIKAVTYHQLMVEKSPDGWHSRVIFDV, from the coding sequence ATGCCGGCGAAACCGACTGCGCCACCGACCGAAGACGCCGCTCTGTTTCGCGAGTTCGAGCACACCGGCGATCTCGGCATCGAGTTGGATGCTCCCGCTCGCGGCGAGTTGTTCCGCCGCGCCGCCATCGCCCTGGCTGCGCTTTTGGTCGAGACGGCAGGCGTCGCGGAGATCGAGCAGCGGGAGATCGCGGTCGAAGCCGAAGCCGACGTCGATCTTATGCATGACCTGCTCACGGAACTGCTTGCTCTTTTCACGGTGGAGGGGTTCATCTGGCGCGACGCTTCAGTCAAGGAGGCCGGCCGATCTCTGCGCGTGACGCTTCGAGGCGAACCTTTCGACCCGGCCCGCCACGCGTTTCGCGGCGAAATCAAAGCTGTCACCTACCATCAACTGATGGTTGAAAAATCACCCGACGGATGGCATTCACGCGTAATTTTCGATGTCTGA
- a CDS encoding methyltransferase, protein MIDEKLDTVRLQNLAYGYRQSATLLAAIEIDIFSKISAGARTVDTIARAADITALNAERMLAACAALGLVVKDGENYSNASDVERFLVKSAKSFVGPWLTTMGRSDYGAWNRLGEYLRSKKPPRILGVYESYTVEDARKLHAATFSIGMGAGRRFARLCDLSRRKLILDLGGGSGCYCICAAQKYPQIRGVVFDLPSVAVVAREYIAHNGFSDRITAQGGDFTKDDFPPGADVVILASNLPQYSPEIIRRVVKRAFEALDAGGEMHVIGEMLNNDRTGPIGPALWALNEAIYGSTGVAHSERDTMTYLEDAGFIEVTATDFIPGSLTRVTGYKPPR, encoded by the coding sequence GTGATCGACGAAAAACTCGATACGGTGCGCTTGCAAAACCTGGCTTATGGCTATCGCCAATCGGCCACGCTGCTTGCTGCAATCGAGATCGATATCTTTTCGAAAATTTCCGCCGGCGCGCGCACGGTCGATACCATCGCGCGCGCCGCGGATATCACCGCGCTCAACGCCGAGCGGATGCTGGCGGCGTGCGCCGCGCTCGGCTTGGTCGTGAAGGACGGCGAGAACTACTCCAACGCGTCTGACGTCGAGCGCTTCCTGGTCAAAAGCGCGAAAAGCTTCGTCGGACCGTGGCTCACAACGATGGGCCGCAGCGACTACGGCGCCTGGAACCGGCTCGGAGAATATCTGCGCAGCAAAAAGCCGCCGCGGATCTTGGGGGTGTACGAGAGTTACACCGTAGAAGACGCGCGCAAGCTGCATGCCGCAACCTTCAGTATCGGGATGGGCGCCGGGCGCAGGTTCGCGCGCCTATGCGATCTCTCCAGGCGCAAGCTGATCCTCGACTTGGGCGGCGGCTCGGGATGCTACTGCATCTGCGCGGCGCAGAAGTATCCGCAGATCCGGGGCGTGGTGTTCGATTTGCCAAGCGTCGCAGTGGTCGCAAGGGAATACATCGCGCACAACGGTTTCTCCGATCGCATCACCGCGCAAGGCGGCGACTTCACGAAAGATGACTTCCCACCCGGAGCCGACGTCGTGATTCTCGCCAGTAATCTTCCACAGTACAGTCCGGAAATAATTCGCCGGGTCGTGAAGCGCGCATTCGAAGCGCTCGATGCGGGCGGTGAGATGCATGTCATCGGCGAGATGCTGAATAACGATCGCACCGGTCCGATCGGTCCCGCGCTATGGGCGCTCAACGAGGCAATTTACGGCAGCACCGGAGTCGCGCATTCGGAGCGCGACACGATGACCTATCTCGAAGACGCCGGTTTCATCGAGGTGACCGCGACCGACTTTATTCCTGGTTCACTCACGCGCGTAACCGGCTACAAGCCCCCGCGCTGA
- a CDS encoding phosphoribosyltransferase family protein has product MERQPPDMQARIPSDSILLEGTLTVPQGAKGIVLFAHGSGSSRLSPRNTYVANALQKAGIGTLLFDLLTEDEAADRENVFDIDFLGHRLVDATRWLRSQAKFAKYPIGYFGASTGAAAALVAAARDFSIRAVVSRGGRPDLAMKCLPRVKAPTLLIVGGDDSAVIEMNQAAFERLRCDKAMKIVAGATHLFEEPGTLEEVVRLARDWFAKYLTGDAAEQEAPSDCPNDDEGIVFADRVEAGRKLAARLLKYKDQQPVVLAVPRGGVPVAFEVARALSAPLDVIIVRKLGAPGEPELGVGAVVDGDHPETILNREVVAALRVSRTYLEREIHNQLKEIQRRNFLYRAGRARIELKNRTVIVVDDGIATGGSIRAALRGIRQQAPKKVVLAVPVAPADTIESLRDGVDEIVCLSTPPTFFGIGEFYRDFHQLADGEVIRLLELAWPERRSAQAQH; this is encoded by the coding sequence ATGGAGCGACAACCTCCAGATATGCAGGCACGGATTCCCTCTGATTCGATCCTGCTCGAAGGCACGCTGACCGTTCCCCAAGGCGCTAAAGGCATCGTGCTCTTCGCGCATGGGAGCGGCAGCAGCAGGCTGAGCCCGCGCAACACCTATGTCGCCAACGCGCTGCAGAAAGCGGGTATCGGCACTCTGCTGTTCGATCTTCTCACTGAGGATGAGGCGGCAGATCGCGAGAACGTTTTCGATATCGATTTTCTCGGCCATCGCCTCGTCGACGCGACCAGGTGGCTCCGCTCGCAAGCGAAATTCGCGAAATATCCGATCGGATATTTCGGCGCGAGCACCGGCGCCGCCGCGGCGCTGGTCGCCGCCGCACGCGATTTTTCGATCAGGGCAGTCGTTTCGCGAGGAGGGCGCCCGGACCTGGCGATGAAATGCCTTCCTCGGGTGAAAGCCCCCACTCTTCTCATCGTTGGCGGCGACGATAGCGCGGTTATCGAAATGAACCAGGCGGCGTTCGAACGACTCAGATGCGACAAGGCGATGAAGATTGTTGCAGGCGCGACTCATTTGTTCGAAGAGCCGGGAACTCTCGAGGAAGTTGTGAGGTTGGCGCGCGATTGGTTTGCGAAATATCTGACCGGTGACGCGGCGGAGCAAGAGGCGCCGTCCGATTGTCCCAACGACGATGAGGGCATCGTGTTCGCCGACCGGGTCGAGGCCGGCCGGAAGCTCGCCGCGCGCCTGCTGAAATACAAGGATCAGCAGCCGGTAGTTTTGGCTGTGCCGCGCGGCGGGGTACCGGTTGCCTTCGAAGTTGCTCGCGCGCTCAGCGCACCGCTCGACGTAATAATCGTTCGCAAGCTCGGTGCGCCCGGAGAGCCGGAGTTGGGCGTCGGAGCGGTGGTGGACGGCGACCATCCTGAGACGATTCTCAATCGCGAAGTGGTGGCCGCGCTGCGAGTTTCGCGCACCTATCTTGAACGCGAGATTCACAACCAACTGAAGGAAATCCAGCGGAGAAACTTCCTGTACCGTGCTGGACGTGCGCGAATCGAACTGAAGAATCGCACCGTGATCGTCGTTGACGATGGAATCGCGACCGGCGGATCGATACGCGCCGCGCTGCGCGGAATCCGGCAACAGGCGCCCAAGAAAGTTGTGCTCGCGGTTCCGGTCGCACCCGCCGACACCATCGAGTCGCTGCGCGACGGGGTGGACGAAATCGTATGCTTGAGTACGCCGCCGACGTTCTTTGGAATCGGCGAATTCTACCGTGATTTCCATCAGTTGGCGGACGGCGAAGTTATCCGCCTGCTGGAACTCGCATGGCCAGAGCGGCGATCCGCCCAGGCGCAGCACTAA
- a CDS encoding Hsp20/alpha crystallin family protein, whose product MGALLPWRPFRELERMARRWESPFPRLFEDFEDNYDEAFTPAVESYVKNGNLVVRADVPGLELKDLDVSILGNVLCVKGERRSEQEVKKEDYLHREVSYGAFERRMTLPEGAAADKVKASFKNGVIEITVPLAKETVAKKVPIEAEAEKKVEISKK is encoded by the coding sequence ATGGGAGCACTTTTACCATGGCGGCCCTTTCGCGAGCTCGAACGGATGGCGCGACGGTGGGAATCGCCGTTCCCGCGCCTGTTCGAGGACTTCGAGGATAACTACGACGAGGCGTTCACGCCGGCGGTCGAAAGCTACGTCAAGAATGGCAATCTGGTCGTGCGCGCAGACGTGCCGGGGCTCGAGCTCAAGGACCTCGACGTCTCCATTCTCGGCAACGTCCTCTGCGTCAAAGGCGAACGCAGGAGCGAACAGGAGGTGAAGAAAGAGGACTACTTGCACCGCGAGGTCTCTTACGGGGCCTTTGAGCGGCGGATGACTCTGCCGGAAGGAGCAGCCGCCGACAAGGTCAAAGCCAGCTTCAAGAACGGGGTGATCGAGATCACCGTCCCGCTGGCGAAGGAGACGGTGGCCAAGAAGGTGCCGATCGAGGCCGAAGCCGAAAAGAAGGTCGAGATTTCCAAGAAGTAG
- a CDS encoding DUF2267 domain-containing protein: protein MQDLAFFKDVMGRIGCDLRRAEGLTFAVFQELRDRITPNEALHVAAQLPKRLKMMWMSLEHPDRKVRRVSGDQFIWEVRRMAGLSDDEEAERAVSAVFAGLQRLLSSPTGQEGEAWDVMSQLPKDLKKLWAQAQRQPQTVNPAGV, encoded by the coding sequence ATGCAAGATCTGGCATTTTTCAAAGATGTGATGGGGCGAATCGGATGTGACCTGCGTCGCGCGGAGGGACTGACTTTCGCCGTCTTCCAGGAACTGCGCGATCGGATCACGCCGAATGAAGCGCTGCATGTCGCCGCGCAACTCCCCAAGCGCCTCAAGATGATGTGGATGTCGCTGGAGCACCCCGATCGCAAGGTCCGTCGCGTCAGCGGGGATCAGTTCATATGGGAAGTGCGCCGGATGGCCGGACTCAGCGATGATGAGGAAGCGGAACGCGCGGTATCGGCCGTTTTCGCGGGGTTGCAGAGGCTGCTCAGCAGCCCGACAGGCCAGGAAGGCGAGGCGTGGGACGTGATGAGCCAGCTTCCCAAGGACCTGAAGAAGCTGTGGGCGCAAGCGCAGCGCCAGCCTCAGACGGTCAATCCAGCCGGGGTCTAG